One window of Candidatus Chlorobium masyuteum genomic DNA carries:
- a CDS encoding transketolase family protein — MEENNIGTAAVQYVSRGNKATRTGFGDALLQAGRENSDVVALCADLTGSLNMNLFRDAFPDRFIQTGIAEANMVSMAAGLATTGKIPVAASFAVFATGRVYDQIRQSLCYSNLNVKICASHAGLTLGEDGATHQILEDIGLMRGLPRMTVVVPCDYSETVRATHAIIKHEGPVYLRFGRPNVPDFSLDEDGFEIGKSIELHPGKDVTVIACGIMVWKALEAALILEKEGVGVRVINMHTIKPIDTLAIVRAANDTGAIVTAEEHQIYNGLGDAVANVCARNIPVPIEMVGVEDQFGESGKADELLEKYKLTTADILEKIYLALRRKC, encoded by the coding sequence ATGGAAGAAAATAACATCGGGACCGCGGCAGTACAATATGTTTCGCGCGGCAACAAGGCTACCCGTACCGGGTTCGGAGATGCTCTCCTGCAGGCCGGCAGGGAAAACAGTGATGTCGTGGCACTTTGCGCTGATCTTACCGGATCACTGAACATGAATTTGTTTCGTGATGCATTTCCCGATCGTTTTATCCAGACAGGTATAGCCGAAGCCAACATGGTTTCCATGGCAGCAGGACTCGCTACAACCGGAAAAATTCCGGTCGCGGCCAGTTTTGCCGTCTTTGCCACCGGACGGGTCTACGATCAGATCCGCCAGTCGCTCTGTTACTCAAATCTCAATGTCAAGATCTGTGCATCCCATGCCGGGCTCACCCTCGGTGAGGATGGTGCCACCCACCAGATCCTTGAAGATATCGGTCTTATGCGCGGTCTTCCGAGAATGACCGTGGTTGTTCCCTGTGATTACAGTGAAACCGTCAGGGCGACCCATGCCATCATCAAGCATGAGGGTCCGGTTTATCTGCGCTTCGGAAGGCCGAATGTTCCTGATTTTTCGCTTGACGAGGATGGTTTTGAAATCGGCAAGTCCATTGAACTTCACCCCGGCAAGGATGTTACCGTTATTGCCTGCGGCATCATGGTATGGAAAGCGCTCGAAGCGGCACTGATTCTTGAAAAGGAGGGGGTTGGCGTCAGGGTTATCAACATGCATACCATCAAACCGATTGACACGCTTGCCATTGTTCGTGCAGCCAACGATACCGGAGCAATTGTTACGGCTGAAGAGCATCAGATCTATAACGGTCTTGGTGATGCCGTAGCCAATGTCTGCGCCCGCAATATACCGGTACCGATTGAGATGGTTGGTGTGGAGGATCAGTTCGGTGAATCGGGAAAAGCCGATGAACTTCTTGAAAAATACAAGCTTACGACTGCTGATATTCTTGAAAAAATCTATCTGGCATTGCGCAGAAAGTGCTGA
- a CDS encoding radical SAM/SPASM domain-containing protein — translation MSCRQKSVSRLVSARRSVPAVPGFADTMLYPSPYNIIVPDGDEILLFNTHTLSFGRLHSSRYVDAIKLVESLNNGKTLSVFDDELKHVAFEMRQKGFFVSDLDEAKKELTERFTRRKNRSQHLGLTIAPSVNCNFSCPYCYEYSECTTMSGEIQRNVAAYIKKELSSACYKSMHVTWYGGEPLLPDCFEAIEYLSEQIISACKKYDISYTSNIITNGYLLDREKAKHLVEWKVALAQVTLDGPKSFHDRSRIHKNGKGTFDRIIGNIKASSDLLRFSIRMNVNEENAASIMELKKILHEEKLLDNKGRVAFYVSPVRSYTSSCQSRDCLSNSSFYKLQLELLKNGINSDGFHVVEEYPTLKESVCTAIASDSYVIGASGELYKCWLDLGRHELSVGQIGREGIEFNERIEKWDDFMPFDEGTECLSCSMLPVCMGGCPELNMRSRNQQENQACCNWKYFLSEHLRFIANAQNLPDDSLSGFTNKR, via the coding sequence TTGTCATGCAGACAAAAGAGTGTCAGCAGACTGGTTTCTGCCCGCCGGTCAGTTCCGGCTGTTCCGGGCTTTGCTGATACTATGCTCTATCCATCTCCATATAACATCATTGTGCCTGACGGTGATGAGATACTGCTGTTTAACACTCATACACTGAGTTTTGGACGGTTGCACTCCTCAAGGTATGTTGATGCAATAAAACTTGTAGAGTCGCTCAACAACGGCAAAACGCTCTCTGTTTTCGATGATGAGCTGAAGCATGTCGCATTTGAAATGCGTCAGAAGGGTTTTTTTGTATCTGATCTTGATGAAGCAAAAAAAGAGCTGACAGAAAGGTTCACTCGACGAAAAAACAGGAGTCAACATCTTGGTCTGACCATTGCACCTTCGGTTAACTGTAACTTTTCCTGCCCTTATTGCTACGAGTATTCGGAATGCACCACAATGTCTGGAGAAATTCAGCGGAATGTTGCAGCATATATAAAAAAAGAGCTGAGTTCGGCATGCTACAAAAGCATGCATGTAACATGGTATGGGGGAGAACCGTTATTGCCTGATTGTTTTGAAGCGATTGAGTATCTCTCGGAGCAGATAATCTCCGCATGCAAGAAATACGACATTTCATATACGTCAAACATCATAACCAACGGCTATTTGCTTGATCGTGAAAAAGCCAAACATCTGGTTGAGTGGAAGGTCGCTCTTGCGCAGGTGACCCTTGACGGTCCAAAGTCGTTCCATGACAGGAGCAGAATTCATAAAAACGGTAAAGGGACTTTTGATCGTATTATCGGGAATATCAAAGCGAGTAGCGATCTTCTCCGATTCAGCATTCGCATGAATGTCAATGAAGAGAATGCTGCATCCATAATGGAACTCAAAAAAATCCTGCATGAAGAAAAACTGCTCGACAATAAAGGTCGTGTGGCATTTTATGTTTCACCAGTTCGTTCGTATACCTCTTCATGTCAGAGTAGAGACTGCCTGAGCAATTCGTCTTTTTACAAATTGCAGCTTGAATTGCTGAAAAACGGCATAAATAGCGACGGCTTCCATGTTGTTGAAGAGTATCCGACGCTTAAGGAGAGTGTCTGTACCGCCATAGCTTCAGATTCCTATGTAATTGGTGCTTCGGGGGAGCTTTACAAGTGCTGGCTTGATCTTGGGCGTCATGAACTTTCTGTCGGGCAGATAGGCAGGGAAGGGATCGAGTTCAACGAAAGGATAGAAAAGTGGGATGATTTCATGCCTTTTGACGAAGGGACTGAATGTCTCTCTTGTTCGATGTTACCTGTCTGCATGGGTGGATGTCCGGAGCTTAATATGCGCAGTCGGAATCAGCAAGAGAATCAGGCATGTTGCAATTGGAAATATTTTCTGAGTGAACATTTGCGCTTTATAGCTAACGCACAAAACCTGCCTGATGATTCCCTGTCAGGTTTTACCAACAAGAGGTAA
- the recR gene encoding recombination mediator RecR, translated as MRYTSAAIEALIEEFAKLPGVGRKTAQRLAMYVLHEPRAGAEKLASALLDVKDKVIRCSVCQNVTDKESDPCAVCSSRARDRSVICVVESPVDMLAFEKTGFYKGLYHVLHGVISPLDGIGPDDIKVRELLVRFSGQESGEVKEVVLALNPTIEGETTSLYLSKLLKPLGVQVTKIARGIPVGAELEFVDEATLSRAMEGRSAM; from the coding sequence ATGCGCTACACTTCGGCGGCTATAGAAGCCCTGATTGAAGAGTTTGCCAAATTGCCGGGTGTCGGACGCAAAACCGCCCAGCGTCTTGCCATGTATGTTCTGCATGAGCCGAGAGCCGGGGCGGAAAAACTTGCATCCGCACTGCTTGATGTAAAAGACAAGGTTATCCGCTGTTCAGTCTGCCAGAATGTTACCGACAAGGAGAGTGATCCCTGTGCTGTATGCAGCAGCAGGGCACGCGACCGTTCGGTTATCTGCGTTGTTGAATCTCCGGTTGATATGCTCGCCTTTGAAAAAACGGGATTCTATAAAGGGCTCTATCATGTGCTGCATGGAGTCATTTCACCGCTTGACGGTATAGGGCCGGATGATATCAAGGTTCGCGAGCTGCTTGTCCGGTTTTCGGGTCAGGAGAGCGGAGAGGTCAAAGAGGTTGTTCTGGCTCTGAATCCTACCATTGAAGGGGAAACAACATCACTCTATCTCAGCAAACTGCTCAAACCGCTCGGCGTGCAGGTGACCAAAATTGCACGGGGGATACCGGTCGGCGCAGAGCTTGAGTTTGTTGATGAAGCGACGCTTTCACGGGCAATGGAAGGGCGATCGGCTATGTAG
- a CDS encoding NRAMP family divalent metal transporter yields the protein MTTAHKKPSLLKRFWGIFGPGLITGASDDDPSGIATYTQAGAAFGSQLLWSAIVTYPLMVSVQEMCARIGLVTNHGLIGIIKKYYPKYLLYLILIISFPSITLNIGADIAGMGAVGNLLFPVIPAFSFSILFTALILYSVIFWSYHKIAVILKWLCISLVSYILIPFLIGVDWPHVLRDTFLPSFTPDKAYFLMLVGILGTTISPYLFFWQASMEVEERHEKKLMVDKKIIEEMEADVKGGMLFTNVVFYFIILAAGTVLFNAGIHNINTVEEAARALRPLAGDQAYLLFALGVIGTGFLAIPVLGGALSYMMAETFGWKEGLDKKYYEAPGFYLTMAISLVVGLLIHFIGISPIQALIYTAVLYGITAPVLIALILHICNSKKIMGRYTNKFWSNFFGIATFIMMTVSSLFLLWYTLGN from the coding sequence ATGACCACTGCCCACAAAAAGCCCTCTCTCCTGAAGCGATTCTGGGGGATCTTCGGGCCCGGTCTGATCACCGGAGCGAGTGACGATGACCCCTCAGGGATCGCCACCTATACGCAGGCCGGTGCAGCCTTCGGCTCCCAACTGCTCTGGAGCGCCATTGTTACCTATCCCCTTATGGTCTCTGTGCAGGAGATGTGCGCCCGAATAGGGCTCGTAACCAATCACGGGCTTATCGGCATCATCAAGAAATACTATCCGAAATATCTGCTCTATCTCATCCTGATTATCAGTTTCCCCTCCATAACGCTCAATATCGGCGCCGATATTGCCGGAATGGGAGCCGTCGGCAACCTGCTCTTTCCGGTCATACCCGCATTTTCATTCTCGATTCTCTTTACCGCCCTTATTCTCTATAGTGTCATATTCTGGTCTTACCATAAAATAGCGGTCATTCTCAAATGGCTCTGTATCAGCCTTGTCAGCTATATTCTCATCCCCTTTCTTATCGGTGTTGACTGGCCTCATGTCCTGAGGGATACATTCCTCCCCTCTTTCACTCCTGACAAGGCCTATTTTCTCATGCTGGTCGGCATTCTCGGCACGACAATCTCTCCCTATCTCTTTTTCTGGCAGGCATCCATGGAGGTTGAAGAACGGCACGAAAAAAAGCTTATGGTTGACAAAAAAATTATCGAGGAGATGGAGGCTGATGTCAAGGGGGGAATGCTCTTTACCAATGTGGTCTTTTACTTTATCATTCTTGCTGCAGGCACCGTACTCTTCAATGCCGGGATCCATAATATCAACACCGTGGAGGAGGCTGCCCGTGCGCTGCGCCCCCTGGCCGGAGACCAGGCCTATCTTCTCTTTGCCCTGGGCGTTATCGGTACCGGATTTCTTGCCATTCCGGTACTTGGCGGAGCCTTGAGTTATATGATGGCGGAAACCTTCGGATGGAAGGAGGGACTTGACAAAAAATACTATGAGGCTCCGGGATTCTACCTCACCATGGCCATATCGCTCGTTGTCGGTCTCTTGATCCACTTCATCGGCATCAGCCCGATTCAGGCGCTCATCTATACTGCCGTACTCTACGGAATTACTGCGCCTGTACTGATTGCACTCATCCTGCACATCTGCAACAGCAAAAAAATAATGGGCAGGTACACCAATAAATTCTGGTCGAATTTCTTCGGTATTGCAACCTTTATTATGATGACCGTCTCATCACTCTTTCTGCTCTGGTACACCCTCGGCAACTGA
- a CDS encoding YbaB/EbfC family nucleoid-associated protein, translating into MAMPNFGDMMKQIQQAGEKMQDVQKQLEKIVAHGEAGGGMVRVSVSGKQKLLSLTIDPDIMDDAEMVQDLVLAAVNSGLDESARLAQEEISRATGGMINPADLLKNMNLGK; encoded by the coding sequence ATGGCAATGCCGAATTTTGGCGACATGATGAAGCAGATCCAGCAGGCTGGTGAAAAGATGCAGGATGTGCAGAAGCAGCTTGAAAAGATTGTTGCCCATGGCGAGGCAGGTGGAGGCATGGTCAGGGTCTCGGTGAGCGGCAAACAGAAACTGCTCTCACTGACTATTGATCCTGACATTATGGATGATGCCGAGATGGTTCAGGATCTGGTGCTCGCCGCCGTGAACAGCGGGCTTGACGAATCCGCAAGGCTGGCCCAGGAGGAGATCAGCAGGGCGACCGGGGGGATGATCAATCCGGCCGACCTCCTGAAAAACATGAATCTCGGTAAATAA
- a CDS encoding type II toxin-antitoxin system Phd/YefM family antitoxin: MTTLSVTSARAKLYKLVDDAVTLHKPVIIKGKLGNAVLLSESDWNAVSETLHLAPIPGMRESIQDGLNKEISDCSNTID; encoded by the coding sequence ATGACCACACTATCCGTAACAAGCGCCCGGGCAAAGCTTTATAAACTTGTTGATGATGCCGTAACTTTGCATAAGCCGGTCATCATCAAAGGAAAACTGGGCAATGCGGTTCTCCTGTCGGAGAGCGACTGGAATGCTGTTTCGGAAACCCTGCATCTTGCCCCCATTCCAGGGATGCGTGAATCAATTCAGGATGGATTGAACAAAGAGATCTCTGACTGCTCAAATACGATTGATTGA
- a CDS encoding cation-translocating P-type ATPase — MNSSIPHEEFVGLSDAEAAARLASDGYNELPSSGRRNLFILAFGVVREPMFLLLVACGAVYLVLGDLYEALMLLGFVFFVMALTLYQERKTEHALEALKDLSSPRASVIRDRAQRRIAGREVVKGDLLVVGEGDRVPADGQLLSELNLMVDESLLTGESVPVRKSAEERAAVDVRPGGDDLPFLYSGTLVVQGQGIARVTATGTGTELGKIGKVIQGVEPEETRLEAETGRWVHNLAIVGISLCVVVILFYSFIHRGEWLEGVLAGITLAMATLPEELPVVLTIFLAMGAWRISKKQVLTRRMPAIETLGSATVLCVDKTGTLTMNRMTVDTLIAGEKRVDIRSLAEQEMPEDFHELVEFTILASQLDPFDPMEKAIRLVGDAYLKEREHLHGDWNLVHEYPLSKELLSISRVWNSERSENYIIAAKGAPEAVMDLCHLDASAIQQISLRINELANSGLRVLGVARAYFVHSELPEKQHDFVFEFLGLIGLADPVRPTVAAAIAECYTAGIRVVMITGDYPGTATTIARQIGLKEPEMVLTGSELEGMAETELHERMGSVNIFARVVPEQKLRLVKALQMHGEIVAMTGDGVNDAPALKAANIGIAMGGRGSDVARESASMVLLDDDFSSIVAAIRLGRRIFDNIRKAIAYIFAIHVPIAGMLLLPVLFQWPLLFLPAHIAFLELIIDPACSIVFEGEQEEQDVMTRTPRRADEPLFNRRMIAAGVMQGFVVLLVVMGIFWFFRNRGAGIAEVRTLTFTTLMIANLCLILTNRSWSTTIRASLFFPNSALLPVIAGAMLFLGIVLYVPFFVTLFRFSAIRFTDLLICLAAGFGSVLWFELLKLTGVFRSGRFSR; from the coding sequence ATGAACAGCAGCATACCGCATGAGGAATTTGTCGGCCTTTCTGATGCAGAAGCCGCCGCCAGACTTGCCTCTGATGGATACAATGAGCTGCCTTCCTCCGGCCGTCGTAACCTCTTCATCCTTGCATTCGGCGTAGTGAGGGAGCCGATGTTTCTTCTTCTTGTTGCCTGCGGAGCGGTCTATCTGGTTCTTGGTGATCTTTATGAAGCATTGATGCTACTCGGCTTTGTGTTTTTCGTGATGGCTCTTACACTCTATCAGGAGCGGAAAACAGAGCATGCACTCGAAGCATTAAAAGATCTCTCCAGTCCGAGAGCCTCTGTTATCAGGGATAGAGCACAGCGCCGTATTGCCGGACGTGAAGTGGTAAAAGGTGATCTGCTTGTTGTCGGTGAGGGGGATCGTGTTCCGGCAGACGGTCAACTGCTCTCCGAGCTTAATCTTATGGTTGATGAATCGCTTTTGACCGGAGAGTCGGTTCCTGTCAGGAAGAGTGCCGAAGAGAGAGCGGCAGTTGATGTTCGTCCCGGTGGTGATGACCTTCCGTTTCTCTATTCGGGAACACTTGTGGTTCAGGGGCAGGGGATTGCCAGAGTAACAGCTACCGGCACCGGTACTGAACTCGGAAAGATAGGCAAGGTGATTCAGGGTGTAGAGCCGGAAGAGACCCGGCTTGAGGCGGAGACCGGCAGATGGGTGCATAATCTGGCCATTGTTGGAATTTCTCTTTGCGTTGTTGTGATCCTTTTCTACTCCTTCATACACAGGGGGGAATGGCTTGAAGGCGTGCTTGCGGGAATTACCCTCGCCATGGCTACTCTTCCTGAAGAGCTGCCGGTTGTGCTGACCATATTTCTTGCCATGGGCGCATGGCGGATCTCCAAAAAACAGGTGCTTACCCGTCGAATGCCGGCAATAGAGACGCTCGGGTCAGCTACAGTGCTCTGTGTAGACAAGACCGGCACGCTGACCATGAACCGGATGACGGTCGATACCCTCATTGCCGGAGAGAAGCGTGTTGATATCAGATCATTAGCGGAACAAGAGATGCCCGAAGATTTCCACGAACTGGTTGAGTTCACTATCCTGGCAAGTCAGCTCGATCCTTTTGATCCGATGGAAAAGGCCATCAGGCTCGTCGGAGATGCGTATCTAAAGGAGCGAGAACACCTGCACGGCGACTGGAATCTTGTGCATGAGTATCCGCTGTCCAAAGAGCTGCTCTCGATTTCCCGTGTCTGGAACTCGGAAAGAAGTGAGAACTATATCATTGCAGCCAAAGGCGCTCCCGAAGCGGTTATGGATCTCTGTCACCTTGATGCGTCAGCAATACAGCAAATCTCTCTTCGCATCAATGAGCTTGCAAATAGCGGGTTGCGGGTGCTTGGAGTAGCACGGGCATATTTTGTGCATTCCGAACTGCCAGAAAAACAGCATGACTTCGTCTTTGAATTTCTCGGCCTTATCGGGCTTGCGGATCCGGTCAGGCCGACAGTCGCTGCGGCCATTGCGGAGTGTTATACCGCCGGTATCCGTGTGGTGATGATTACCGGCGATTACCCTGGAACGGCCACTACTATTGCCCGACAGATCGGACTGAAAGAGCCGGAAATGGTTTTGACCGGCAGTGAACTGGAAGGGATGGCGGAAACGGAGCTGCATGAACGGATGGGTTCGGTGAATATCTTTGCAAGGGTTGTTCCTGAACAGAAGTTGCGACTGGTTAAAGCTCTCCAGATGCATGGTGAGATTGTGGCCATGACCGGAGACGGGGTCAACGATGCTCCGGCATTGAAAGCGGCCAATATCGGTATTGCCATGGGTGGACGGGGGAGTGATGTGGCAAGGGAGTCAGCATCGATGGTACTGCTTGACGATGATTTCTCATCTATAGTAGCGGCGATAAGGCTTGGTCGCCGGATATTTGACAATATCCGAAAGGCAATCGCCTATATTTTTGCCATTCATGTGCCTATTGCCGGGATGTTGCTTCTTCCCGTGCTTTTTCAGTGGCCACTCCTTTTTTTACCGGCCCACATTGCTTTTCTCGAGCTTATCATTGATCCGGCCTGTTCAATTGTTTTTGAGGGAGAGCAGGAGGAGCAGGATGTTATGACTCGCACACCAAGGAGAGCAGATGAGCCTTTATTCAACCGAAGGATGATCGCTGCCGGTGTCATGCAGGGTTTTGTGGTGCTGCTTGTAGTCATGGGCATTTTCTGGTTTTTCCGCAACAGGGGGGCGGGCATTGCAGAAGTTCGAACGCTTACCTTTACAACACTCATGATTGCCAATCTCTGTCTTATTCTGACCAACCGCTCCTGGAGCACGACCATTCGGGCATCGCTCTTTTTCCCGAATTCAGCACTGCTTCCGGTTATCGCAGGCGCAATGCTTTTTCTTGGAATTGTGCTCTATGTTCCGTTTTTTGTCACACTGTTCAGATTTTCTGCCATCCGTTTCACGGATCTGCTCATTTGTCTTGCTGCCGGATTCGGCAGTGTGCTCTGGTTTGAGCTGTTGAAATTAACCGGCGTCTTCAGATCAGGAAGGTTCTCTCGTTAA
- a CDS encoding radical SAM/SPASM domain-containing protein gives MPFEGFPIVIGLELTLACNLRCRHCASAATTRSRSNELSLEELLSICDQFPDLFVQEVDITGGEPLLRPEWFAVTTHLNKLGIPVRMVTNGSLLKENVPQLKESGIATVGISLDGLEATHDRIRERPGLFRTIVGGIESALKAGIPIAVITAVNDINIEELQALETFICNLGIEHWQVQPTFSLGRAKEGELTLSNETFLELGSFIQCRQEPCSSSMINLVPADGVGYFSSLDSRTRAWSGCAAGISSCGITSNGLIKGCLSMPDRYVEGSLRERELWDIWFDENSFSSTRRFSTADLGDNCTACEHGEACKGGCSVMSIAATGKYHNNPYCFHRLLKEQPAIVG, from the coding sequence ATGCCTTTCGAAGGATTTCCAATCGTTATCGGCCTCGAACTTACCCTTGCCTGCAATCTCAGATGCCGGCACTGTGCTTCTGCTGCAACGACAAGGTCCCGTTCAAATGAACTCTCTCTGGAAGAACTGCTCTCTATTTGCGACCAGTTTCCGGATCTCTTTGTTCAGGAAGTCGATATCACCGGCGGAGAACCGCTGCTCCGGCCGGAATGGTTTGCTGTTACTACGCACCTTAACAAGCTCGGCATCCCGGTACGGATGGTTACAAATGGCTCGCTTCTGAAAGAAAATGTTCCTCAACTTAAAGAGAGTGGTATTGCAACGGTCGGTATCAGCCTTGACGGTCTTGAAGCGACGCACGATCGAATAAGGGAAAGGCCGGGACTCTTCAGAACTATTGTCGGCGGCATAGAGTCAGCTCTCAAGGCGGGTATTCCCATAGCGGTTATCACGGCGGTTAACGACATTAATATTGAGGAACTTCAGGCGCTCGAAACATTTATCTGCAATCTCGGTATTGAACACTGGCAGGTACAGCCAACCTTTTCTCTCGGGCGCGCAAAAGAGGGTGAACTTACCCTCTCCAATGAAACATTTCTTGAACTTGGAAGCTTCATCCAGTGTCGCCAGGAGCCATGTTCTTCATCAATGATCAATCTTGTACCTGCAGACGGTGTCGGCTACTTCTCTTCACTTGACTCAAGAACAAGAGCCTGGAGTGGCTGCGCTGCTGGCATCTCCTCCTGCGGCATCACCAGTAACGGGTTGATCAAAGGCTGTCTTTCCATGCCTGACCGTTATGTAGAGGGAAGCCTGCGTGAGCGTGAACTCTGGGATATCTGGTTTGATGAAAACTCCTTTTCCTCTACAAGGAGATTTTCAACTGCCGATCTTGGAGATAACTGTACTGCTTGTGAACATGGCGAAGCATGCAAGGGTGGCTGTTCAGTCATGTCTATTGCCGCAACAGGCAAGTATCACAATAACCCGTACTGTTTTCACCGTTTGCTGAAAGAACAACCTGCGATAGTCGGTTGA
- a CDS encoding FAD-dependent oxidoreductase — protein sequence MSSEKKSVLILGGGLAGLTAAKRLTDRGFQVRVLEKRGIFGGKVSAWKDEEGDWIESGTHCFFGAYDVLYDLLKELKTNHAVLWKEHQLTYTLNGGERFTFNTWDLPSPLHLLPAIVKNGYFSFSEMAAFSRSLIPLALQRDKYAPTQDHLTFAEWATAKKFGNRLMEKMFRPMALALKFIPPEEISAKIILDVTETFYRLPDASRMGFLKGSPQEYLHQPLMDYSASRGAVFKPNTAVEELLYEGGEIKGVQLKNGEILTADYYLCALPIHNLLKVLPDSLKKTERFFGGLGNLAGVPVISVQIWYDREITPVDNVLFSPDGVIPVYANLAQTTPDYRTLRGKPFSGKTRFEFCVAPAKNMMGMTKEEIIRQVDLSVRNCYPETSRGATILKSTVVKIPQSVYAPTPNMEQFRPTQQTPIRNLFLAGGFSQQLYYDSMGGAVMSANLASEGIISAAGLTKE from the coding sequence ATGAGTTCAGAAAAAAAGTCGGTACTGATTCTTGGCGGGGGCCTTGCCGGTCTTACTGCCGCCAAGCGGTTGACAGACAGAGGGTTTCAGGTCAGGGTTCTTGAAAAAAGGGGTATTTTCGGCGGCAAGGTATCAGCCTGGAAAGATGAGGAGGGAGACTGGATTGAATCAGGCACCCACTGTTTTTTTGGCGCCTATGATGTGCTCTACGACCTCCTTAAAGAGTTAAAAACCAATCACGCAGTCCTTTGGAAGGAGCATCAGCTCACCTATACGCTCAATGGTGGCGAGCGTTTCACCTTCAATACCTGGGACCTTCCGAGCCCGCTGCATCTGCTGCCTGCCATTGTGAAGAACGGCTACTTTTCATTCTCCGAGATGGCCGCTTTTTCCAGATCGCTCATTCCGCTTGCCCTGCAGCGTGACAAATATGCGCCGACGCAGGATCACCTGACCTTTGCCGAGTGGGCAACCGCGAAGAAATTCGGCAACCGTCTCATGGAAAAGATGTTCCGCCCGATGGCGCTTGCCCTGAAATTCATTCCTCCCGAAGAGATATCAGCCAAGATCATCCTTGATGTTACCGAAACCTTCTACCGCCTGCCGGACGCTTCCCGAATGGGATTTCTGAAAGGCTCACCGCAGGAGTATCTCCATCAGCCGCTTATGGACTACTCGGCGTCAAGAGGGGCGGTGTTCAAGCCGAACACTGCCGTAGAGGAGCTGCTCTATGAGGGAGGGGAGATCAAGGGTGTTCAGCTTAAAAACGGTGAAATCCTTACGGCAGACTACTATCTTTGTGCCCTGCCGATCCATAACCTCCTGAAGGTGCTGCCCGACAGCCTGAAAAAAACGGAGCGCTTTTTCGGCGGTCTCGGTAATCTTGCAGGGGTGCCGGTGATCTCTGTCCAGATCTGGTATGATCGGGAAATTACCCCTGTCGATAATGTCCTTTTTTCACCCGACGGCGTTATTCCGGTTTACGCAAACCTTGCGCAAACAACTCCCGACTACCGAACCCTGAGAGGCAAGCCCTTCAGCGGCAAAACCCGGTTCGAATTCTGTGTTGCTCCGGCAAAAAACATGATGGGGATGACCAAAGAGGAGATTATCCGCCAGGTCGATCTCTCGGTGCGAAACTGCTATCCTGAAACGTCAAGAGGGGCGACCATTCTGAAGTCCACTGTAGTGAAGATTCCGCAATCGGTCTATGCGCCGACGCCGAACATGGAGCAGTTCCGTCCGACCCAGCAAACCCCGATCCGCAACCTCTTTCTTGCCGGCGGATTTTCGCAACAGCTCTATTACGACTCGATGGGTGGGGCAGTCATGAGCGCCAACCTTGCCTCCGAAGGCATTATCAGCGCAGCTGGCTTGACGAAGGAGTAA